The genomic stretch CAGTGTTCTGTCTGTACTTTTCATCTGACACTGCATGTACTGTAGACTCTGAATGGCCTTTCCTCTGTATGATCAGTGACTTTGTTAACTTCGACACTTGCTTTTATTATTTCTACAATACAGCAccaaccagaggaggatggactCCTCTTTTTGAGTCATGATTCTTCTCAGTGTTTTGTCCTCATACCCTTAGGGATTTGTCCTGACACTTTTCCCCATTGTTCTCAAAGTGGATCTATGTAGGATAAGATACATATGTTGGTCCAGAAGGAAACTGCAGCAAATTGTAAAGCTTGTAAACCTACCTGGTTACAGTGTCTGTTGTAATAAGATAAGGAAACTACAAAAAGAAATTTGTGGCAAATTGTAAAGATTGTAAAACTATTTGGTAACAAAtctgttatttaaaaataaataaataaatgccttACAGATACATATACTGCATTAAGTTATTCATACTCAGGTCACGTTCTTTGGATGCAACTATCTAATGTTTGCATGCATTTTAAATGACGTCCCAGTTAACATTCAGCCTTTCGACTAACGTTGAAACCACATGCATAATATCTGTGCTGTATTATGTTTGAAATATTAGGCTGAAAAGAAATCTTGGCTACTAAAAAGATATGACCaagatatatattttagttAAAAAGTCATTGAAAATATGTCTAACGTGAAGCAGTTTATGTTGGTACTTGGAAGAAAGTTGTAGACTTTTTCAGCACATTTTCATCAACCTGTCAATTtcaatacattatttcaacatagTTTTCAGACTTTTGTACCTTTTTAACTAGGTATCACACAAAAAAAGCATATCAATGGAAAAAACATCTATTTATAACCCACTGCATCAATTAGGTGCCTAATTTATCTTGTTCTTTATTGTTCTTTATTGTATCTTTATTGTTATCACTTTTATTGATTTACTTTTCAAGGATTTGATTATATGGTTAAAGGGGTTCATTTGTAGGGGTTTGGTTAAATATCCctgaagaaaatgaaatgttgaaagcagctttaaatatatatgtggTCACCCCTGGAATTTTATCATGTTTCTTTCATTGGCAGCTTGCAGCATGTCAGAGCTTAGCTCACTACATGAAGCAGAGACGGATTTCCACCAGAACTTTCGGCAGGTACAGAAGAAAGCCCTTCCGGCCATCCCTGATCTGGATGACCCTCCAGACCTCCTGACCAGAGAAATATCTCCTGTGCACGTGCGAAGGTCCACTCGACACCCTCACCGTGCCACCCGGCTTGATGAAGACCACACAAGGTAATGAATGGTGCTTAATGATGGAAATGTCCAGAAAAGATATTTTTGGATATTCCAGATGTATAAAATTTATGTAAATTGTTACAGATGTGAACTAaaaattgtgtatttgtgtgtcatTTCAAGAATATTAAGtgataaattaaaatgtaagatTAAATCATCAAAGCAACACTTATGATACAGATTGAACCTGTGATGTTTGACTATGATCTTATTAAATCCCAGGTGTTACCCTCGTTCAGAGCACCTGCAGAGGAAGGAATTTCAAATGAGCGGCCGCACAGGTTCCCTAGACGAGCTTGAGGAATTTGCCATGACTTACATGCAGCGAGGTCGCCGTGGGGACTTTGGCAACATGGAAGACGATTACCGGACACGTGAACGACCGAGGGAGCGAAATAAAGAGTGGGAGCGAGAGCGGGAAAGAGACAGGGAACGAGAGTGGGAGCTGGAACGTGTTCGTCCTCCGCACTATAGCTCCAAGCGTTATTATACAAAGGACAGCCCAGAAAGACAAAGGGACCGGCCTCTGCCTCCTAGCCCTCCTCCCCTACCTGCAAACGGTAAGAGACGAGGCACATGGGACAGCGACCGGCTGATCACGCGGCAGGACGCTGGGGAGTGGGAGCGCACTCGGAAGGACTGTAGAGGGAGGAATGGTGACATTGGGCGGGACACGAGAGCGAGGGATCGTGACAGTCCACGGGACTCCAGAGGGAGGGATGGTGATAGTGGGCGGGACTACGATGATACTCTTCTTAACAGTTTGTTGGAGCGGAAGGCGAAAAGTGGAAGGAGCACATGTTCAAAAGGTGGACGACCCGAGGATGACTCGGACACACCCTCCAAGGCCAGCTCAAAAAAGAGCCACAGCAGGTCGCCTAGCAACCGCTCACCTAGTAACCGACCAGCAGAGGAGGATTCCTTGCCACCTTACACAGAAAAGGAACTGGAGCGTTTCCGTGGTGCTGAGACATCCCAGCGTCCCTTCGCCTACACTCGGCCTGCCCAGCCTCCCCAAACAGAACAGGAGGgcagagaagaacaaaacaagCCCCGCAAAGTGGTGAGTTACCTATAGGCCCCTCAGTGACACGGTTCTTAAATTTAGAGCCCTGAGAACACTCCAGGGACACTGCTGTAGTTCTAGATACCATAAAACAACCACAAAGCAATAAATGACTCTGAAGAAGTAGCCCTTTATCTTGTCACAATAGTTATAACAACAGTATTTGccatatgaattattttttacagtatatgCGCTCTATAAGATTTCCTCGTACTTTTTCAT from Hoplias malabaricus isolate fHopMal1 chromosome 2, fHopMal1.hap1, whole genome shotgun sequence encodes the following:
- the LOC136686417 gene encoding immunoglobulin-like domain-containing receptor 2 isoform X3, whose protein sequence is MRRKRKEENVHNFYKDCKTPSSEMFSLPRWWIPLILLAGVSWCEAVQVTVRDERRFAMLFQSVVLPCQYTSVSTKTAVVQWWYKSYCRDRTRDSFSFPEKLGVRASELGATSHLDCGDGSRTVRVVVSGQGSSITLADYYKGRDISIINKADLRIGELQWGDSGVYYCKVVIPDDLEGQNEAQVELLVLGQTGVADDLLPEFDLDIMPEWLFVASVVLGSILFILLVGVCWCQCCPHSCCCYVRCCCCPETCCCPRHLYEAGKGIKTTPTTPVAMYPPFYVQGMPAMVPIAPPSLIDPKISAAPSIENNSSAACSMSELSSLHEAETDFHQNFRQVQKKALPAIPDLDDPPDLLTREISPVHVRRSTRHPHRATRLDEDHTRCYPRSEHLQRKEFQMSGRTGSLDELEEFAMTYMQRGRRGDFGNMEDDYRTRERPRERNKEWERERERDREREWELERVRPPHYSSKRYYTKDSPERQRDRPLPPSPPPLPANGKRRGTWDSDRLITRQDAGEWERTRKDCRGRNGDIGRDTRARDRDSPRDSRGRDGDSGRDYDDTLLNSLLERKAKSGRSTCSKGGRPEDDSDTPSKASSKKSHSRSPSNRSPSNRPAEEDSLPPYTEKELERFRGAETSQRPFAYTRPAQPPQTEQEGREEQNKPRKVSTLLSRDSLIV
- the LOC136686417 gene encoding immunoglobulin-like domain-containing receptor 2 isoform X2; its protein translation is MRRKRKEENVHNFYKDCKTPSSEMFSLPRWWIPLILLAGVSWCEAVQVTVRDERRFAMLFQSVVLPCQYTSVSTKTAVVQWWYKSYCRDRTRDSFSFPEKLGVRASELGATSHLDCGDGSRTVRVVVSGQGSSITLADYYKGRDISIINKADLRIGELQWGDSGVYYCKVVIPDDLEGQNEAQVELLVLEWLFVASVVLGSILFILLVGVCWCQCCPHSCCCYVRCCCCPETCCCPRHLYEAGKGIKTTPTTPVAMYPPFYVQGMPAMVPIAPPSLIDPKISAAPSIENNSSAVHSGFRLQPTPNQNSLKVLQYVEKELAHFNPSKTLSSHDSCSMSELSSLHEAETDFHQNFRQVQKKALPAIPDLDDPPDLLTREISPVHVRRSTRHPHRATRLDEDHTRCYPRSEHLQRKEFQMSGRTGSLDELEEFAMTYMQRGRRGDFGNMEDDYRTRERPRERNKEWERERERDREREWELERVRPPHYSSKRYYTKDSPERQRDRPLPPSPPPLPANGKRRGTWDSDRLITRQDAGEWERTRKDCRGRNGDIGRDTRARDRDSPRDSRGRDGDSGRDYDDTLLNSLLERKAKSGRSTCSKGGRPEDDSDTPSKASSKKSHSRSPSNRSPSNRPAEEDSLPPYTEKELERFRGAETSQRPFAYTRPAQPPQTEQEGREEQNKPRKVSTLLSRDSLIV